From a region of the Triticum aestivum cultivar Chinese Spring chromosome 7D, IWGSC CS RefSeq v2.1, whole genome shotgun sequence genome:
- the LOC123168896 gene encoding peroxidase 1 — protein sequence MAIRSSLLPLALLVLAAASSAAVAQLEIGFYSKTCPDAEKIVGEEMAKIIAAAPSLAGPLLRLHFHDCFVRGCDASVLLESTDGNVAEKDAKPNKSLRGFGSVERVKAKLEAACPGIVSCADVLTLMSRDAVVLAKGPFWPVALGRRDGRMSSATEASNELPPASGDVPLLAKIFASKGLDLKDLVVLSGAHTLRTAHCPSFADRLYNTTGENGAYGVVDPSLDSEYADKLRLKCKSVDDRTMLSEMDPGSFKTFDTSYYRHVAKRRGLFRSDSALLLDATTMDYVQRIATGKFDSEFFRDFSESMIKMGDVGVLTGAGGEIRKKCYAPN from the exons ATGGCGATCAGGTCTTCGCTGCTCCCTCTGGCCCTGCTGGTTCTCGCAGCAGCTAGCTCGGCAGCGGTGGCTCAGTTGGAGATCGGCTTCTACAGCAAGACATGCCCGGACGCCGAGAAGATCGTCGGCGAGGAGATGGCCAAGATcatcgccgccgcgcccagcctCGCCGGCCCGCTTCTACGCCTCCAtttccacgactgcttcgtcagG GGTTGTGACGCCTCCGTCCTGCTCGAATCCACCGATGGCAACGTGGCAGAGAAGGACGCCAAACCGAACAAGAGCCTACGAGGGTTCGGCTCTGTGGAGCGGGTGAAGGCCAAGCTCGAAGCCGCGTGCCCGGGCATCGTCTCCTGCGCTGACGTGCTCACCCTCATGTCCCGCGACGCTGTCGTGCTGGCTAAGGGCCCCTTCTGGCCGGTGGCGCTGGGAAGGCGAGATGGCAGGATGTCCAGCGCCACGGAGGCCAGCAACGAGCTGCCCCCGGCCTCCGGCGACGTCCCTCTACTCGCCAAGATCTTCGCCTCCAAGGGCCTCGACCTCAAGGATCTCGTTGTCCTCTCGGGCGCCCACACGCTCCGCACGGCGCACTGCCCGTCTTTCGCCGACCGGCTCTACAACACCACCGGCGAGAACGGTGCCTATGGCGTCGTCGACCCGTCTCTGGACAGCGAGTACGCCGACAAGCTAAGGCTCAAGTGCAAGAGCGTTGATGACCGTACTATGCTGTCGGAGATGGACCCCGGGAGCTTCAAGACCTTCGACACCAGCTACTACCGCCACGTCGCCAAGCGGAGGGGCCTCTTCCGCTCCGACTCCGCGCTCCTCTTGGACGCCACCACCATGGACTATGTCCAGCGTATCGCCACCGGCAAGTTCGACAGCGAGTTCTTCAGGGACTTCAGCGAGTCCATGATCAAGATGGGCGATGTCGGCGTGCTCACAGGGGCCGGGGGAGAGATCAGGAAGAAGTGCTACGCTCCGAACTAG